CCCTCGTCATGGACTCCAACGGACTCGACGGCCGAGGCGCCCACGTTCGCGTCACTCTTCCCGACCTCCGCCGTATGGGCCTCTCGGACCCGCCGGTCCATCGCCCGCGCCACTTCGTCCCCGCCTAGCCCGGTCTGGATCATGTCTGCCGTCCCGCCAGTCCGCACCGTCCTGATCGACGATCACCCCGCCCTCCGCGCCGGCGTCCGCGCCGTCCTCGAGCAGACCGGCCGCATCGAGGTCGTCGCGGAGGCGTCGGATGGGGAGCGCGGCGTGGAGATCTGCCAGCGGCTGGAGCCGAACGTGGTGCTTCTCGACATGGAGATGCCGGGGATGGACGGGATCGCCGTGGCCGAGCGCCTCCGCGAACTCGCCGTCCCGACCCGTGTCCTGGCCTACTCCGCTTACGACGACGCGGCTTACGTCACGGCCATGCTCCAGGCGGGCGCGGCCGGGTACGTCACGAAGGACAAGCCCATGTCGCTCGTGGCCGAGGCCGTCGAGGCCGTCGCCCGCGGCGAGGGCCGGTGGTTCGTGAGCATCACGCCGCCGAACCCCGTCGACATCCCCATCTCGGACCGGGAACTCGACGTCGTCCGGCTGATGGCCCGGGGACGCGACAACAACGAGATCGCCGACGAACTCGGGATCTCCCCCAACACCGTTCGGAACCATGTGTCCGCGGCGTACGAGAAGCTCGGCGTATCCTCTTGGAGGCAGGCCGTCGCCTGGGCGTGGGAGCACGGGCTCGTGTAACCAACCGCCCTGAGCGGGTCTCGTCTCGAGCTTGGTGCGTGGGTACTACGGAAATCACGAGTCGCGCGCCATTGTGTCGGTGCTAGAAGGGGGTAGGCTCTAGTGCCTCACGCTCACGCCCCCACCATGCGCCCACGCTATAGCCTCCTCGCCCTTGCCGCCTTCGGCGTCCTCTTCGCCGGGTGTGACACGGCCCCCACCGCTTCGGACACGGCTGAGACCGTCCGCCTCGACGTCCAGGCCGCGCCCACGGGCGACGTCCTGTACGACCTCACGCCCCTCCGCCAGGGGGAGTCGTTCGACGTCGCGCTCGACGTCGGCGTCGACGACCTGACGCTCCGATCGACTCGCACGAGCGCCGGCTATGAGCTCGCATACGTCCCCGGCGAGATCAAGCCCGAAACCGTCGTGGTCTCCTACTTCGCCCACGGCGTCATGGTCGCCCAGTCGACGACCGACGGTGGCGAGCCAGTCGTCGCTGGCGCGGCCGCGGAGGGCCCCGATTCGTGGCACTACGTCTGGCGCGACGGGTCTTGGATCATCGCCAAGGACTACAACAACGACCTCACCAACGGCGACACCACCCCGTTCACGCTTCCCTCGGGCGAGGTCATCGAGGTCTCCGACGTGACGTTCACGCTGGTCGGCCTCGACACGCCGGCCCCGCAGGGCGTCCGGTTCGACGCGCCGCAACCGGTCGACGTCACCGCCCAGGCCTTCGGGCGCCCGCTCCGGTAACGGCCCCGACGGGCCCACCGCACGGTCTCGCGAGGCCCCGCTGCTCGGCAGCGGGGCCTCGCTCCGTTCTGTCGAGGTCGTCCGCCTCGGCGCCAAGGCGGTCAGAGCGGGAGGACCAGAACGATGCCCGACCCGGACACGGCGAGGTCCACCCGGCTGGCGACCTCGGTCAGCGCGCCGAGGCGGTCGCGGGTGCCGAGATACGCGACGCCGTCGAGGACGAACAGCCCGGCGCCCTGGAGCACGAGTGCGGCGCCGTGCCCACGCCACGCCGCCGGGTTCGCGACGCCACGGCCGGCGACGGCCAACAGCGTGCCGCCGACCGCCGCGTACCCCACGTTGAGACCGAGGTTGAGGAGGAGCACGTCCGCGTAGCCGTTCTCGGTGGCGAACGCCTGCGCCCAGTCTGCCGAGACATCCCCGAGGCCGGACATGAGCCCGACCGTGGCGATGCCTACGTTCACGACGCCCCACGCGCCCGACTGGAGCCCAAACGCCCACCGTCCCGGCTGGTCACCCCGATCCGACGCCAAGACCAGCGTCGCGCCACCGACGGCGTTCGCCAGCCCCCACGCGCCGACGCGCCACAGGTGGGCCTGCTGGTCCGTGCGGAGCGCCTGGGAGAGCGCCTCGACGTCGGGCCCCGAGAGGCCGGACTGGCCGGCGGCGACCGGGACGAACGTCAGAAGAGCGGCCGCAACGAGAAATGGGCGGACCCGGGACGGAGGCACGGAGGTTCGGGGAGGGCGCGTTCGCTCCAACCCCACCTGCCCGCCCGTGTTCGGCCGCCTCCTCCTGCTGTTCCTCATCGTCCCGCTCGTGGACCTCGCCCTGCTCGTCACGGTCGGCGAGCGGATCGGGCTGCTCCCGACCGTCGGCATCGTGGTGCTGACGGCCGTGGTCGGGTCGTGGCTCGCGCGGCGGGAGGGGACGGCGGCGTGGCGGCGCGTCCAGCAGAAGCTGGCGACGGGCGGTGTCCCGGGGCCCGAGCTCATCGACGGGGTCGTGATTCTGGTGGCCGGCACGCTCCTCCTCACGCCGGGATTCCTGACGGACGTCGCCGGCCTCCTCGGCCTGTTCCCGCCGACGCGGGCGATCGCCCGTCGCAGCATCAAGAAACGGTTTGAGCGCGCCGTCCGAAGCGGGAGCGTCCGCGTGGTCGCAGGCGGGCCAACGGGCACGCCGTTCGGGCCGTTCGGCGCGGCCCGTCCGCCCGTGGTCGAAGACGCCGAGGTGATCGACGACGGCTCCGGCACGCCCACCGAGGCCGACTCTCCCACGCGGTAGCGCCCGCCTCGGCGAGGGGATGGGGACGGTCGTCGGCGCGTGAGGGTCGCGTCAATCGCGCGGCCGCACCGAACGGGAGCCGCGCCGCGCCGTTGCCGCCGCATGCCGCCCTCCCCGCCGGCCGCCGACGCGGCCCTGTCCGACGCCGACCTCCGCCGCGAGCGGACGTGGGGGGTCGCCAACATGCTCGGCGCCGCGCTCGGGTTCAGCCTCATGGGGCTGGGCGTCAAGCTGGCCTCGGCGACGTTCCCGGCCATGCAGATCGTGTTCGTCCGGTCGGCCTTCATGACGGCCGTCACGGTCGCCGCTCTCCGCCACGCGGGCGTCTCCCCGCTGGGCGTCGACCACCGAACGCTGGCGCTCCGCGGCGTCTTCGGCGCCGTGGCGCTGAGCTTGTTCTACATCGGCATCAGCCGGCTGCCCCTCGGCGACGCCGTCACGATCCAGTACACCGCCCCCGTGTGGACCGGGCTCGTCGCGGCACTCCTTCTCGGCGAGCGCCTCCGCCCGATCGTGCTCCTCGGGACGTTCCTGTCGCTGGCCGGCGTCGTGCTCGTGGCCAAGCCGAGCGCGCTGTTCGGCGCCGACGCCGCGCTCGACGGGTGG
This sequence is a window from Rubrivirga marina. Protein-coding genes within it:
- a CDS encoding response regulator; translated protein: MSAVPPVRTVLIDDHPALRAGVRAVLEQTGRIEVVAEASDGERGVEICQRLEPNVVLLDMEMPGMDGIAVAERLRELAVPTRVLAYSAYDDAAYVTAMLQAGAAGYVTKDKPMSLVAEAVEAVARGEGRWFVSITPPNPVDIPISDRELDVVRLMARGRDNNEIADELGISPNTVRNHVSAAYEKLGVSSWRQAVAWAWEHGLV
- a CDS encoding FxsA family protein, with product MFGRLLLLFLIVPLVDLALLVTVGERIGLLPTVGIVVLTAVVGSWLARREGTAAWRRVQQKLATGGVPGPELIDGVVILVAGTLLLTPGFLTDVAGLLGLFPPTRAIARRSIKKRFERAVRSGSVRVVAGGPTGTPFGPFGAARPPVVEDAEVIDDGSGTPTEADSPTR
- a CDS encoding DUF6992 family protein, with product MPPSRVRPFLVAAALLTFVPVAAGQSGLSGPDVEALSQALRTDQQAHLWRVGAWGLANAVGGATLVLASDRGDQPGRWAFGLQSGAWGVVNVGIATVGLMSGLGDVSADWAQAFATENGYADVLLLNLGLNVGYAAVGGTLLAVAGRGVANPAAWRGHGAALVLQGAGLFVLDGVAYLGTRDRLGALTEVASRVDLAVSGSGIVLVLPL
- a CDS encoding DMT family transporter, with amino-acid sequence MPPSPPAADAALSDADLRRERTWGVANMLGAALGFSLMGLGVKLASATFPAMQIVFVRSAFMTAVTVAALRHAGVSPLGVDHRTLALRGVFGAVALSLFYIGISRLPLGDAVTIQYTAPVWTGLVAALLLGERLRPIVLLGTFLSLAGVVLVAKPSALFGADAALDGWGVAAVGSAAVLSGFAYTFVRKLRQTDRPMTIIFYLSWIGLAGAAPFALGGTWVWPTGWDWPLLLGIGLATHAGQVGLTKGMARLEAGTASSIGYLQVVLAFVWGALVLHDPIDGLSLLGATLVVSSVLLVVRRARSG